CGCCTGTCGGACGGGGCCGAAGTCGTTAATTCTTTTTCTGGCTGGCAGGCTTGCACTTTGTCGCTTTGCCTGTTGCCGTCTTAGTCGTGGTTTTACGCGCCGTCGCTTTACCTGCTGCGCTGGCGGTGTTGGTCTTTTCAGGAACAAACCCTGCAGTACCGTCAGTTTTGTCGGTGCTGGCCGCGTCGCCTTCACCCGTGCCGCCATCCGCAGACAACTTCTTAACCTCACGTGCAAGCGTGGCGATCTCTTTTTTCACCCCGGCGCTGGGGTTTCGCGTCAGCGCCTCACGGAACAGCGCCAGCGCTTCAGCTTTGGTCGTGATATCAGTCGCACCACGGCGGGCAAGCGCACGGGCCTTGCACAACTTGGCGCGCACTACATCCGGCATATCACTGTCGGCGACAATTTCCGCCACTTCGTCAAGCACGGCGACACCAGACGATAAATCGGCGTCGGCATCAGCGGCCGCGAGCGTCAACAGTGGTTTGCTCACTTCTTCGGTAAGGAATGTTGCTGCCGTGCGGTTGAAGTTATCCGGCAGCGTCAGTCCGTGGCGCACCACATAGCGCCCCAGCCTCAACGCAAGCGCATAGTCACGACAGTCAATCGCCCAGACCATCAGCCTGGTGATGACTTCATCCTGCCGCCCGTTGTCACCGTCGAGCGTGCCTTCAATCCATCCCTCATATTCAGGCAGCATGGATTTTTTCATTTCGGCTTTGGTTTCTTCGGACTGCACGCCGCTGAGGCGGGACAAGTCCATACGCAGGCGATGCAGAATTTGCTCATGCGCGGTACGCTGGATATCGGATTCTTCATCCGCTTGGCCCCGGCGTTCTGCCATGACCTTCTGAAAATGTCGTTGTGCCGGTGTTAACATCGTCACTTCTCCCCGTCATGGCGGGGCAATGCCCCGCCGCTTCTGTCACTCGCCTGCCGGTTCGGCCTGGGCGAACTGAATGCCGTCAATGAACGCAACATTGCCGTAGTCTTCAATGACGAAGTCATCGTTTGACGACTGATACGTTGCGACACGGTTATATTCCGGCTCTTCTTTAATCGTCCGGCGCAGACCGCCACGCTGGTAGTACACCGACAGGTTTTTGAACGGCGTGATCAGCACGCCATTTACCGGGAAGTAAGGCGCGATAAAGGTCGGCATATTGCCTACGCGCTCCTGCGCGACAATCAACTGACCGGCCAGCATTTCGGTATTCGGGTTGGTCTGGCTTAACGCGTTGATAGCCGAGAAATTGCTGGTCGTCAGCAGGTCGCCCGCCAGAATCACCACGTTATCCGGGTTACGCTTGTGCCATTCATCCATCAGGGCGTTTTTGGCGTCGTACACCGCAGCGCCAATGTTGCCGTAGGTGCCTTTCGCGACAACCTTGTTATCTTCATCGCGCGAGGTGATCGTCACATTAGAAATAACGCGGTGCGGCGCTTCCTTACGGATTTTTTCCAGCCAGCCAATGCCACAGTCCTGCAACAGCGGGTTAGCGGCGCGGTCAGACGGATCGCTGTACTTCACGCCGTTAAAACCAATCATGATGCGATCGAGCGACATCTGACGGGCCATTGCCTTGCTGATCAGCGGCTGGAACTCCGGCATGTGCGCCCACGCATCAAGCTGTTCATAGCTGATGCCGTAGTCATAGTTGACCTTGCGGCACATGTAGTCGAGCGGCTCCATTGAATGATTTGAGCCAGGGTTGCGACGATTGGTAACACTGTTGTTTACACCTGCCATCGGGCCTTTGCTGCCGATCAGAACTTTCTGGCCGATCTGCTGGTTTACGCCAAACACATTAATTTTGCTCAGGAAAGAATCATCCTGCTGTGCGGCCTGTTCAAGACGCTGCTGACGCGTCGGATCTACGGCAAATTTTGCAGCGACAGCGGCGGTTGATACGCCGTTGAGCTGGGCCTGCCGGGCGATGTACTGATCAAACAGCTGGCGGGTATTGTTATCCATGTTCTCTGCTCTCTTTGTGAATATCAGTAATCAGCCAGTTGCGCGTTAGCGCCACCGCTGGCGGGTTCCCGCTGGCTGAAATTGGCGTCAGTGCTTCCCAGCTTGCTGGTCAGCGCGGCAAGATCGGAAGTCAGCTTCTGGATGGCCTGGCTGTCCTGCTCGCGGGCGCGGCTCAGGTCGTTGAAGCTGTCCAGCAGATCGGCATGGGACTGAGCGACGTTCTCCACGGCATCACGCACCTGGCTGAACTGTTCACCGTCAGATTTGCGGCCTTTGCCGATAATCCCCATGACGCGCCCGAACCACTGCTTACCTTCATCGCTGCGCTGCTCTGCCAGTTCGATAATTTCAGCCTCAATGGCATCGGTGAACAGCGGGGCTTCACCCTGCTGATTGTTGAAGGACATAACCTGCTGACGTTGCTGCGCGGCAAACTTCAGGCGTTCGGTGCCGAGGCTAGCCGGGGTATCGGTCATCGCCAGCCCCATGACATACGCCTTGCCGTTAAGCGCAAACTGAGGGTGCAGCTCAATGCTGGAGTAAATTTTCTTACCTTCTTCCGTCAGCTTCTTCATGCGCTCGGAAGGTTCAATCTCAGCGTAAAGCGCGGTGCGTCCGGCGAGCGGGCCTTCGCTGATATCTTCCGCACTCAGTGCTGTCACATCCCCCATCGCGCCGAAATCGCTGCCGGGGAAAGGCGAAAGATAGTGCTCCACGTTGACGCGTGCGCCGTACACGTCCGGGCTGTAGTTTGCTGCCGCATCACGAAGGTGCTCAGGGCGAATTTCGCGCCCGTCAACGGTGGCACCGGAGACGGCAACGCGGAATTTCTTACGGGCTGGTTTAGCTGCGCTAGCCATGTCGATAATCCTGTTGAGTGGTTTCTGTACGGCCATGATGGCAGAGCGTAACTTGCTGTCTCAACGAGGTTTTGTTGTCTGAGGAAGGCCAGACCATAAAGGGGGCGATAGCGGGATCGCGCGCGGGGTAATCTTCACTCCATAAACGGTGGAGGGCAGATGATACAGGACGCTTTTGTACGTCAGAGGGCAAAACAACTTTACTGGCAGGGCTACCCGCCAGCGGAGATCGCGCGCCTGATGGGGATCAATCAGAACACAATTTACGCCTGGAAGAAACGCGATGAATGGGATGAAACACCGCCCGTCCAGCGCGTCAGCCAATCTATGGATGCACGCCTCATCCAGCTTACGGACAAGAAAGACAAGACCGGGGGAGACTTCAAGGAGATTGATCTGCTGACCCGGCAACTGAAAAAGCTATCTGACGGACAACCGGCAGGGGCTGGCACGGGCAAAAAGCCCCGCAAGCGCAAGCTGAAAAACCACTTCACCGAAGAACAGATCGTCGCGCTGCGGGAGAAAATACTTGATTCTCTTTCGTGGCATCAACGCGGCTGGTATGAACAACGCCACCACCGAAACCGCATGATACTGAAGTCCCGCCAGATTGGCGCAACCTGGTACTTTGCCCGCGAGGCGTTGCTTGATGCGCTGCGCGATGATGTGAAATACCCGTACCAGCGCAACCAGATATTTCTGTCTGCATCCCGCCGTCAGGCGCACCAGTTCAGGGGATTCATTCAGAAGATGGCGGAAGAGGTGGACGTTGAGCTTAAGGGCGGCGACAAAATCGTACTGAGCAACGGCGCAGAGCTGCATTTCCTCGGCACGTCTGCGGCGACAGCGCAGTCATATACAGGCAACCTGAAGTTTGACGAATTCTTTTGGGTCAGCAACTTCACCAACTTGCGAAAGGTTGCAGGGGCGATGGCAACGCTGAAGGGGCTGACGCGTACTTACTTTTCCACGCCGTCAGGTGAGACCCATGAGGCTTACCCGTTCTGGACGGGCGATCGCTGGAATGAGAAACGCCCGAAGGCACAGCGCAAAGCGTTTGATGTGGGCTGGAAAACGCTGAACAGCGGACTGCTGTGCCCGGATAAAACCTGGCGTCAGATCGTCACCCTGAAGGATGTGATAGACCACGGCTGGGAGTATACCGACCTTGAAGAAATTCAGGATGAAAACAGCGAGGATGAATTCCGCAACCTGTACATGTGCGAGTTCGTTCGCGATGGCGAGTCCGCCTTCAACCTTAACGCCCTGATTGGGTGCGGGGCAGATGGTTATGACGAATGGCCGGACTGGAAGCCTTTTGCGTCCAGGCCGATGGGTAATCGTCCGGTCTGGATCGGTTATGACGCCAACGGCAGCAGCGGCAACGGTGATAGCGGCGCGATTTGCGTTGTGGTTCCACCACTGGTGCCGGGCGGTAAATTCCGCACGGTAGAAACGGAACAGGTGCGCGGTCTTGAATTTGAAGAGCAAGCGAAAGTTATCGAAAATTTCACCTTCAAATACAACGTCCAGCATGTCGGTATCGACGTAACGGGCGGTAACGGTGAGGCCGTTTACCAGATAGTGAAGAAGTTCTTCCCGATGGCAATGCCCTACACCATGTCAATGACGTCAAAGCGCGCCCTGGTGCTGAAAATGCTACAGCTGATCCGCGCCGGTCGCTGGGAATATGATCGCAGCGAGCGCGCCCTGATCAACGCCTTTAACTCTGTTCGCAAGGTAAAGACGCCTGGCGGATTCATCACCTATGACACTGACCGCTCGCGCGGCGTCAGCCACGGGGATTTAGCCTGGGCGAATATGCTCGCCATTATTAACGAACCGCTGGGCCAGGAGAGTGGCAGCGGCGGGTTTGCTATGGAGTTCTGATGAAGAAGCGCACATACAAAAACAACCACACCGCCAGCAGTGGCAGTGTCGGACAGCCTGATATTTCCGACGCACTTAGAAGCGATCCGGCACTCAGCGCCTTCACTTTTGACGGGCCATATTCAGTAACAGACGGCTATGATCTGCTGGACAGCATGTGCTGCGTCGATAACGGCCGGTACTACGAGACGCCAATAGACTGGAAGGGGTTAACCCGTGCGTTCGCACAGTCCCCGCTGCATCAGTCGGCGCTTTACTTCAAACGCAATGTGCTGACCGGGTGCTATATCCCTCATCCGTTACTCTCGCGGCAGGCCTTCTCTGCGTTTGCGCTGGACTGGTTTGTCTTCGGCAATGCCTATCTTGAGCGTCGGTCTAATCGCCTGGG
The sequence above is a segment of the Mixta intestinalis genome. Coding sequences within it:
- a CDS encoding phage major capsid protein, P2 family gives rise to the protein MDNNTRQLFDQYIARQAQLNGVSTAAVAAKFAVDPTRQQRLEQAAQQDDSFLSKINVFGVNQQIGQKVLIGSKGPMAGVNNSVTNRRNPGSNHSMEPLDYMCRKVNYDYGISYEQLDAWAHMPEFQPLISKAMARQMSLDRIMIGFNGVKYSDPSDRAANPLLQDCGIGWLEKIRKEAPHRVISNVTITSRDEDNKVVAKGTYGNIGAAVYDAKNALMDEWHKRNPDNVVILAGDLLTTSNFSAINALSQTNPNTEMLAGQLIVAQERVGNMPTFIAPYFPVNGVLITPFKNLSVYYQRGGLRRTIKEEPEYNRVATYQSSNDDFVIEDYGNVAFIDGIQFAQAEPAGE
- the gpM gene encoding phage terminase small subunit, which encodes MLTPAQRHFQKVMAERRGQADEESDIQRTAHEQILHRLRMDLSRLSGVQSEETKAEMKKSMLPEYEGWIEGTLDGDNGRQDEVITRLMVWAIDCRDYALALRLGRYVVRHGLTLPDNFNRTAATFLTEEVSKPLLTLAAADADADLSSGVAVLDEVAEIVADSDMPDVVRAKLCKARALARRGATDITTKAEALALFREALTRNPSAGVKKEIATLAREVKKLSADGGTGEGDAASTDKTDGTAGFVPEKTNTASAAGKATARKTTTKTATGKATKCKPASQKKN
- a CDS encoding GPO family capsid scaffolding protein — protein: MASAAKPARKKFRVAVSGATVDGREIRPEHLRDAAANYSPDVYGARVNVEHYLSPFPGSDFGAMGDVTALSAEDISEGPLAGRTALYAEIEPSERMKKLTEEGKKIYSSIELHPQFALNGKAYVMGLAMTDTPASLGTERLKFAAQQRQQVMSFNNQQGEAPLFTDAIEAEIIELAEQRSDEGKQWFGRVMGIIGKGRKSDGEQFSQVRDAVENVAQSHADLLDSFNDLSRAREQDSQAIQKLTSDLAALTSKLGSTDANFSQREPASGGANAQLADY
- a CDS encoding terminase large subunit domain-containing protein, which gives rise to MIQDAFVRQRAKQLYWQGYPPAEIARLMGINQNTIYAWKKRDEWDETPPVQRVSQSMDARLIQLTDKKDKTGGDFKEIDLLTRQLKKLSDGQPAGAGTGKKPRKRKLKNHFTEEQIVALREKILDSLSWHQRGWYEQRHHRNRMILKSRQIGATWYFAREALLDALRDDVKYPYQRNQIFLSASRRQAHQFRGFIQKMAEEVDVELKGGDKIVLSNGAELHFLGTSAATAQSYTGNLKFDEFFWVSNFTNLRKVAGAMATLKGLTRTYFSTPSGETHEAYPFWTGDRWNEKRPKAQRKAFDVGWKTLNSGLLCPDKTWRQIVTLKDVIDHGWEYTDLEEIQDENSEDEFRNLYMCEFVRDGESAFNLNALIGCGADGYDEWPDWKPFASRPMGNRPVWIGYDANGSSGNGDSGAICVVVPPLVPGGKFRTVETEQVRGLEFEEQAKVIENFTFKYNVQHVGIDVTGGNGEAVYQIVKKFFPMAMPYTMSMTSKRALVLKMLQLIRAGRWEYDRSERALINAFNSVRKVKTPGGFITYDTDRSRGVSHGDLAWANMLAIINEPLGQESGSGGFAMEF